From a single Ornithodoros turicata isolate Travis chromosome 8, ASM3712646v1, whole genome shotgun sequence genomic region:
- the LOC135367589 gene encoding uncharacterized protein LOC135367589 — protein sequence MDLPELVAIGKELGLQGAALKEWVEKEQRERRAQERELLKEQLHAREQEQIRETEAAKARAEEVKLKIRLQELQNQGATGSTQSATRDVSSTLPISPHRWLAPFDEKKDDLDAYLLRFERLATGQRWAKEQWATALSVCLSGDALGVFARLTPEDSADYDKVKLALLQRFRLTAEGFREKFRSGKPMEGETGTQFAARLSNLFDRWVDLSETKHDYVNLRNLLLTEQFIKGCQPKLAVFLRERKTESLTDLAKLADRYLEAQCQSSLGKNKNEEVEVVGEPKRTTNVKQVRDREENRNPRRCYLCNKIGHVASECRSRQGRQVGVTCYTCGKAGHTARQCWEKAPAKPQASCIVAPRTEKRNSADDCISEGYIELKNGVKLPVVNAFVSPKTLLQVEGMPVVTGKLGEHRVTVLRDTGSNTVIVRKMLVKEEDLTGEVGQVYLVDGTVRNLPEARISVKTPFFSGILTAKCMENPLYDVILGNVPGAREPSDPDPNWESCEATDAERLQTQLVKDEETEELSAAVETRRQAKEKTQGRRERASLRVAEIHEWPAQPGEIAKEQQEDVTLKCCFDRVGQRLQCRNENNSYEFVVKEGILCRLYRMGAGKEFLQMIVPKTFREAVLKLAHDGIMSGHQGVQKTTDRVLTEFFWPGVQADVKRFVKSCDQCQRTTPKGKVAKVPLGKMPTIETPFQRVAVDIVGPISPATAKGNQYILTMVDYATRYPDAVALPSITTERVAEGLVEMFTRTGIPREILSDRGPAFVSDAMREVSRLLSLKQSCA from the coding sequence ATGGATTTGCCCGAGCTAGTAGCGATTGGGAAGGAATTAGGCCTTCAGGGTGCCGCGTTGAAAGAATGGGTTGAGAAGGAACAGAGAGAAAGGCGAGCGCAAGAAAGAGAACTATTGAAGGAACAGCTACATGCGAGAGAGCAAGAACAAATTCGAGAAACTGAAGCAGCGAAAGCTAGGGCAGAAGAAGTAAAACTTAAGATTAGACTGCAAGAGCTACAGAACCAGGGTGCAACTGGATCAACGCAGAGCGCTACGCGCGACGTAAGCAGCACGCTGCCCATAAGTCCTCATAGGTGGCTTGCGCCATTTGATGAAAAGAAAGATGATCTCGATGCCTACTTGCTGCGTTTCGAACGACTGGCGACGGGTCAACGGTGGGCAAAAGAACAATGGGCTACAGCGCTCAGCGTGTGCCTAAGCGGAGATGCTTTAGGTGTGTTTGCCAGGCTGACCCCAGAAGATTCCGCCGATTATGATAAAGTGAAGCTCGCGCTCCTTCAGCGGTTCCGACTCACAGCGGAGGGGTTCAGAGAGAAATTCCGAAGCGGGAAGCCTATGGAGGGAGAAACAGGCACGCAGTTTGCAGCACGACTGAGTAACCTCTTCGACCGCTGGGTAGACCTCTCCGAAACGAAGCATGACTACGTGAACCTACGAAATTTGCTCCTGACCGAACAGTTCATTAAGGGTTGCCAGCCTAAGCTTGCCGTGTTCCTGCGAGAACGAAAAACTGAATCGCTGACCGATTTAGCTAAACTAGCGGATCGCTACTTGGAAGCCCAATGTCAGAGCAgtcttgggaaaaacaagaacgAAGAAGTGGAAGTAGTAGGAGAACCAAAACGAACGACAAACGTGAAGCAAGTACGGGACAGAGAAGAAAACCGTAACCCGAGACGATGTTATTTGTGTAACAAGATAGGGCATGTGGCCTCAGAATGCAGATCGCGACAAGGAAGACAAGTGGGTGTAACGTGCTACACGTGTGGTAAAGCAGGGCACACCGCAAGACAGTGTTGGGAAAAAGCACCGGCCAAGCCCCAGGCATCGTGCATTGTAGCCCCGAGGACGGAGAAACGTAACTCCGCAGACGACTGCATCAGTGAAGGATACATCGAACTGAAAAATGGAGTGAAGCTGCCAGTGGTGAACGCCTTCGTCTCGCCAAAAACTTTGCTCCAGGTCGAGGGTATGCCAGTGGTAACGGGAAAATTGGGAGAACATCGCGTGACAGTGCTGCGCGACACGGGAAGCAATACAGTTATCGTCAGAAAGATGCTCGTCAAGGAGGAAGACCTGACGGGAGAAGTAGGTCAAGTGTACTTGGTGGACGGGACTGTAAGAAACCTTCCAGAGGCGAGGATATCTGTGAAGACGCCGTTTTTCAGCGGGATCCTGACGGCCAAGTGTATGGAAAACCCCCTCTACGACGTGATCCTAGGAAACGTGCCCGGAGCCCGAGAACCAAGCGACCCAGACCCCAATTGGGAATCATGTGAAGCGACAGATGCCGAGAGGCTGCAGACGCAACTCGTGAAGGATGAAGAGACAGAGGAACTGAGTGCCGCAGTGGAGACGAGGAGACAGGCCAAGGAAAAGACTCAAGGGAGGAGAGAACGGGCATCACTCCGAGTAGCGGAAATACACGAATGGCCAGCGCAGCCCGGAGAAATTGCGAAGGAGCAGCAAGAGGATGTCACTTTGAAGTGCTGTTTTGACCGAGTCGGACAGAGACTTCAATGCCGCAATGAAAACAACAGTTACGAGTTCGTCGTAAAGGAGGGTATTTTGTGCCGGTTGTACCGAATGGGAGCTGGAAAAGAATTTCTGCAGATGATCGTGCCAAAGACGTTCAGAGAAGCAGTATTGAAGCTGGCACATGACGGCATTATGTCAGGGCATCAGGGTGTGCAAAAGACTACGGACAGGGTCCTAACGGAATTCTTCTGGCCAGGCGTACAAGCGGATGTCAAGCGATTTGTCAAATCCTGCGACCAGTGTCAACGGACAACCCCAAAAGGAAAGGTGGCCAAGGTACCTCTCGGAAAGATGCCAACGATCGAGACGCCATTCCAGCGCGTTGCCGTCGACATCGTTGGACCAATCTCGCCAGCCACCGCGAAGGGGAACCAATACATCCTCACGATGGTCGATTATGCGACACGCTACCCGGATGCCGTGGCCCTACCTAGCATCACAACGGAAAGGGTAGCAGAAGGCCTTGTAGAAATGTTCACCCGGACGGGGATCCCGAGGGAAATCTTGAGCGATCGGGGACCCGCTTTTGTGTCGGATGCCATGCGGGAAGTGAGTCGCCTGCTGTCCCTgaagcagagttgtg